Proteins encoded in a region of the Paenibacillus sp. W2I17 genome:
- a CDS encoding ABC transporter substrate-binding protein: MKKNKKLILPLVSMLVMSILLSACGGGDNASSGENGSSGSGKVTISFMHWRGEDVEALNKSIDAFETANPNIKVEMQTLPSDQYQSTVQSKISDGSVGDVFASFPGAQFEAFTKAGLFTDLTGSSFLSAYNSKLIESGQHDGKQYAIPYQLVYNDPIYNVKLFEQYGLTPPTDWEGFLALCQKLKDNGIIPIAFAGADIGPGQFMNTMVMNNAPSDDIFTKVEAGEAKLTDEFWVKTLTQFKELNDKGYFQQDALGTKDPAAGALFIQEKAAMLASGSYQLAQNKQQNPNLEQKLLAPITVSADQAKYEGVHTTTFMLAVNSKSKHPEEAKKFLEFLSNPDVASDYANQTGQNVTVSDVKYDTPELQVAGEWASKKTVFQPRFTILNGDNQKAVTNSIQAVLSGTSPEEAAQQAQAIIDQHIGK; this comes from the coding sequence ATGAAAAAAAATAAAAAATTGATCCTGCCGCTTGTCAGTATGCTGGTCATGTCCATCCTGCTGTCAGCTTGCGGCGGCGGGGATAACGCGTCATCTGGAGAGAACGGCTCCTCGGGTTCAGGTAAAGTTACGATCAGCTTCATGCACTGGCGTGGAGAAGATGTGGAAGCACTGAATAAGAGCATTGACGCATTTGAAACAGCAAACCCGAACATCAAAGTGGAGATGCAGACGCTGCCCTCCGATCAATATCAGTCCACCGTACAATCCAAAATCAGTGACGGTTCGGTAGGGGATGTATTTGCTTCCTTCCCGGGTGCACAGTTCGAAGCTTTCACCAAAGCCGGCTTGTTCACGGATCTGACCGGATCATCGTTTCTGTCGGCCTACAATTCCAAGCTGATTGAATCAGGACAGCACGATGGCAAACAATATGCAATTCCGTATCAACTCGTATATAACGATCCAATCTATAACGTAAAACTGTTTGAACAATACGGCTTGACGCCACCAACCGATTGGGAAGGCTTCCTGGCACTTTGCCAGAAGCTGAAAGACAATGGCATCATTCCGATTGCCTTTGCCGGAGCGGACATTGGTCCAGGACAATTCATGAATACGATGGTGATGAACAATGCACCGAGTGACGACATTTTTACCAAAGTAGAAGCGGGCGAAGCCAAACTGACAGATGAGTTTTGGGTGAAAACATTGACTCAATTCAAGGAACTGAACGATAAAGGTTACTTCCAGCAGGATGCACTGGGTACGAAAGACCCTGCGGCTGGAGCGCTGTTTATTCAAGAGAAAGCAGCGATGCTGGCAAGTGGATCATATCAATTGGCTCAGAACAAGCAGCAGAATCCGAACCTGGAGCAAAAACTGCTTGCACCGATTACAGTAAGTGCAGATCAAGCGAAGTATGAAGGAGTGCATACCACTACGTTCATGCTTGCGGTGAACAGCAAGTCGAAACATCCGGAAGAAGCGAAGAAGTTCCTCGAATTCCTGAGTAATCCCGATGTAGCGAGTGACTACGCCAACCAGACAGGACAGAATGTAACGGTGAGTGATGTGAAGTACGATACGCCTGAGCTTCAGGTAGCCGGAGAATGGGCTAGCAAAAAGACTGTGTTCCAGCCACGGTTCACCATCCTGAACGGAGATAATCAAAAAGCCGTAACCAACTCCATCCAGGCTGTACTGAGCGGCACTTCTCCGGAAGAAGCAGCACAGCAGGCACAAGCGATCATTGATCAGCATATCGGGAAATAA
- a CDS encoding carbohydrate ABC transporter permease, with product MKNRLQLSLFLIPGLLLYVGLFVFPTLTGLFYSFTDWDGVSPSYAFVGLDNYKDSLSSIVFRKAFGNNVEFMLTVVIAQTFISLVLALLLVRNTKTRIVLRALYFLPAILSSVSVGLIWAFMYDPSIGLINYGLNEAGMSSIARNWIGDPKIAIYSIAAVQVWAHAGQMMIVFIAGLQGIPAELYEAARMDGGSKWQVFRTVTWPLLAPSATIVVAYTTIQSFKAFDLIFTMTDGGPNYATEILTTYIYHTAFGSYSFGLASAGSMIFLVLLALLTLLQFKALRADRVSY from the coding sequence ATGAAAAACCGTCTTCAGCTATCCCTGTTTCTGATCCCCGGATTGCTGCTGTACGTTGGATTGTTCGTATTTCCTACATTGACGGGGCTGTTCTATTCCTTTACGGACTGGGATGGGGTATCCCCGTCGTATGCATTTGTAGGGCTGGATAATTACAAGGACAGTCTCAGCAGCATCGTATTCCGCAAAGCCTTTGGCAACAACGTGGAGTTCATGTTAACGGTTGTTATTGCACAAACCTTTATTTCACTTGTCCTGGCCCTGCTCCTGGTACGCAATACCAAGACACGCATTGTGCTTCGGGCGTTGTATTTCCTGCCTGCGATTCTCTCCTCCGTATCGGTAGGACTGATCTGGGCCTTCATGTATGATCCATCTATCGGACTAATCAACTATGGACTGAATGAAGCGGGGATGAGCAGCATCGCTCGTAACTGGATTGGTGATCCCAAGATCGCCATCTATTCCATCGCTGCGGTACAGGTCTGGGCCCATGCTGGCCAGATGATGATTGTATTTATCGCGGGTCTGCAAGGCATTCCGGCAGAACTGTATGAAGCGGCTCGCATGGACGGCGGCAGCAAATGGCAGGTATTCCGTACCGTGACCTGGCCACTGCTGGCACCTTCGGCGACGATTGTTGTGGCCTATACGACGATTCAGTCGTTCAAGGCATTTGACCTCATTTTCACCATGACGGACGGAGGCCCGAACTATGCAACTGAAATTTTGACAACATATATCTATCATACCGCCTTTGGCAGCTATTCATTTGGTCTGGCTTCTGCCGGTTCCATGATCTTCCTGGTGTTGCTCGCGCTCTTGACTCTGTTGCAGTTCAAGGCGCTACGAGCTGACCGGGTAAGCTATTGA
- a CDS encoding carbohydrate ABC transporter permease — protein sequence MFLKWFNRLILLVYALLILVPLYFVFVSSFKTSSNFFTSPFSWPDPFTWDNITGMFRNQPMWQYFGNSLVVTLGTVAIELLLSSMIAYAIVRWGGSVGKIVFALFVAGLIVPSQVSMLPIYSLTRTLGWSDSFTGLIVVSAAMLMPVSVFMLTGFMRMLNSEILEAGSMDGASEWRLYTRIALPLAAPSLAATATFLLVMVWNDLLIPMLMLSSKSKLTLPLALMQFRGEYVTNYPMMLTGVLVTAIPMIALFLLLQRYFVAGLTAGSLKG from the coding sequence ATGTTTTTAAAATGGTTCAATCGCCTGATCCTATTGGTGTACGCGCTGCTGATTCTTGTGCCGCTGTACTTTGTATTTGTATCCTCGTTCAAAACAAGCAGCAACTTCTTCACCAGTCCATTCAGCTGGCCGGACCCGTTTACGTGGGATAACATCACTGGCATGTTCCGCAATCAGCCGATGTGGCAATATTTCGGAAACAGTCTGGTCGTGACGCTTGGTACGGTTGCAATTGAGTTATTGCTGAGTAGCATGATTGCTTACGCCATTGTCCGCTGGGGCGGGAGTGTAGGCAAAATCGTGTTTGCTCTGTTCGTAGCAGGGTTGATCGTTCCTTCCCAAGTGAGTATGCTGCCGATCTATTCTCTCACGCGTACACTCGGGTGGTCGGACAGTTTCACGGGATTGATTGTGGTATCTGCCGCGATGCTGATGCCTGTATCTGTATTTATGCTGACAGGTTTCATGCGCATGCTCAATTCGGAGATTCTGGAAGCGGGCAGTATGGATGGAGCCAGCGAATGGAGACTCTATACCCGGATTGCACTGCCACTGGCTGCACCTTCGCTGGCGGCAACGGCTACGTTCCTGCTCGTCATGGTATGGAATGACTTGCTTATTCCGATGCTGATGCTCAGCAGTAAGTCCAAGCTCACTTTACCTCTCGCGCTTATGCAGTTCCGCGGGGAATATGTGACGAACTATCCGATGATGCTTACGGGTGTGCTGGTAACGGCCATTCCGATGATTGCATTGTTCCTTCTGCTCCAGCGTTACTTTGTTGCAGGTCTGACAGCGGGTTCACTCAAGGGGTAA
- a CDS encoding MFS transporter, with translation MSKLEVLRNPKQRKLLFSAGMSWLFDAMEVGMISFIVAALAKEWSLSPGQVGVLTSINSIGMALGALLAGALADRFGRKAILMWTLLIFTIASGLSALATGFAVLCALRLVAGIGLGGELPVASTLVSESMPTAERGRAVVLLESFWAGGWIVSALIANFVIPEYGWRIAFAIGALPAFYALYLRRAIQDPPRYKNHTKLHKITFREKVATVWSAPHRRTTLMLWILWFTVIFSYYGMFLWLPSVVMAKGFTLVKSFQYVLIMTIAQLPGYFTAAYFIERYGRKFVLVVYLTLTAFSAIAFGLATTEATILTAGICLSFFNLGAWGGLYAYSPELYPTSVRSTGVGLATSVGRIGGVLAPLMVGMLVQREVAISLIFTIFFVTILIGAAAVLFWGRETKGQELAE, from the coding sequence ATGAGCAAACTGGAAGTATTGCGGAATCCCAAGCAGCGCAAGCTGCTGTTCAGTGCCGGCATGAGCTGGCTGTTTGATGCGATGGAAGTTGGCATGATCTCCTTTATCGTGGCTGCACTCGCCAAGGAATGGAGTCTCAGTCCCGGACAAGTTGGCGTGCTTACGAGTATTAACTCCATTGGTATGGCACTAGGTGCTTTGCTTGCAGGTGCACTTGCGGACCGTTTTGGACGGAAGGCCATACTGATGTGGACCTTGTTAATCTTTACGATTGCAAGCGGTCTGTCTGCATTGGCGACTGGATTTGCCGTATTGTGTGCACTGCGTCTGGTTGCAGGCATTGGACTCGGCGGAGAGCTGCCCGTGGCATCCACACTGGTATCGGAGTCGATGCCTACAGCAGAACGTGGACGTGCCGTTGTATTATTGGAAAGTTTCTGGGCAGGAGGCTGGATTGTATCGGCGCTCATTGCCAACTTTGTCATTCCGGAGTACGGATGGAGAATTGCTTTTGCCATTGGTGCACTTCCGGCGTTCTATGCATTATATCTGCGTCGTGCCATTCAGGACCCGCCGCGGTACAAGAATCATACCAAGCTTCATAAAATCACGTTCCGCGAGAAAGTGGCTACCGTCTGGTCAGCACCACATCGCCGTACAACGTTGATGCTCTGGATTTTGTGGTTTACCGTCATTTTCTCTTATTATGGAATGTTCCTGTGGCTGCCTTCGGTCGTGATGGCAAAAGGATTCACGTTGGTTAAAAGTTTCCAATACGTGCTGATCATGACGATCGCACAGTTGCCAGGTTACTTCACCGCGGCGTACTTCATTGAACGTTACGGTCGCAAGTTCGTACTTGTAGTGTATCTTACTTTGACTGCATTTAGTGCGATTGCGTTTGGATTGGCTACAACGGAAGCCACAATCCTGACCGCAGGAATCTGTCTATCCTTCTTCAATCTGGGAGCTTGGGGTGGTCTGTACGCCTACAGCCCGGAATTGTATCCGACTTCCGTTCGTTCGACAGGTGTTGGACTTGCCACATCGGTTGGCCGAATCGGTGGTGTACTTGCCCCATTAATGGTCGGTATGCTGGTTCAACGTGAAGTTGCGATCAGCCTGATTTTCACGATTTTCTTCGTGACAATCCTCATTGGCGCAGCGGCTGTACTGTTCTGGGGCCGGGAAACAAAGGGTCAGGAACTGGCCGAGTAA
- a CDS encoding cell wall hydrolase encodes MMKNNIGMDQPNEMNEKNMIIELDSVSEMKEMKVVSHMNSNERTTVDSTNEGLDLLTFADNMEPITVSRKVTHGKGNTAGKRAGRVSLLLGACALTLGLTVAAPSAGAQKLEQGVRSEHVLQLQEQLSDLGYFDAGMTGYYGTITKGAVRKFQQAQGLSADGVAGPATLNRLNKKAKAEGETLRQLAKLIHGEARGESFEGQVAVGAVVLNRVHSSEFPSSISKVIFQKGQFTAIDDGQFNTKPTQTSYRAARKALNGADPTNGALYYYNPKIATSVWSKSRPTLLTIGQHDFTR; translated from the coding sequence ATGATGAAGAACAATATTGGAATGGATCAACCGAATGAAATGAATGAAAAGAATATGATAATCGAATTAGATAGCGTGAGTGAGATGAAAGAGATGAAGGTGGTAAGCCATATGAACAGTAATGAACGGACTACAGTTGATAGCACAAATGAGGGGCTGGATCTATTAACGTTTGCTGACAACATGGAGCCTATCACTGTCAGTCGGAAAGTCACTCATGGGAAGGGGAACACGGCTGGCAAAAGAGCAGGGCGGGTCAGCTTGCTTCTCGGTGCCTGCGCATTGACTCTGGGATTGACCGTGGCAGCTCCTTCTGCGGGAGCACAGAAGTTGGAACAGGGCGTTCGTAGCGAGCATGTGCTGCAATTGCAGGAGCAATTAAGCGATCTGGGCTACTTCGATGCTGGAATGACTGGATATTACGGTACCATCACCAAAGGTGCTGTCCGCAAGTTCCAGCAGGCGCAGGGACTGAGTGCAGACGGCGTTGCAGGTCCAGCGACGCTGAACAGGCTGAACAAAAAGGCCAAAGCAGAGGGCGAAACGCTGCGCCAGTTGGCGAAGCTGATCCATGGTGAAGCGCGCGGAGAATCTTTTGAAGGGCAAGTCGCTGTAGGAGCGGTTGTGTTGAATCGGGTACATTCGAGTGAATTCCCGTCGTCTATTTCGAAGGTTATTTTCCAGAAAGGGCAATTCACGGCTATAGACGATGGCCAGTTTAATACCAAGCCAACCCAGACCTCTTACAGGGCTGCTCGCAAGGCTTTGAATGGCGCTGATCCGACGAACGGAGCGCTCTATTATTACAATCCGAAGATTGCCACGTCGGTGTGGAGTAAGAGCAGGCCGACGCTGCTGACCATTGGGCAGCATGATTTTACGAGATGA
- a CDS encoding DUF3139 domain-containing protein, which translates to MKLLKTSLVIMVVVVIASFSWYGSYKSDMKKLEDELRTYLTVEKGIDENTIISITARRSKMPMYPVVVKFKDNPQEYIYNYTDEWIQLTPDPNE; encoded by the coding sequence ATGAAGTTGCTAAAGACCTCATTAGTTATAATGGTAGTAGTGGTCATTGCTTCTTTTTCATGGTATGGCTCTTATAAGAGTGACATGAAGAAGCTGGAGGATGAATTGAGAACATATTTAACCGTCGAAAAAGGAATAGATGAGAATACGATTATAAGCATCACCGCTCGTCGAAGCAAAATGCCGATGTATCCTGTTGTCGTCAAATTCAAGGACAATCCCCAGGAATATATCTACAACTATACAGATGAATGGATTCAGCTGACGCCTGATCCGAATGAATAA
- the yaaA gene encoding peroxide stress protein YaaA — MRIIISPAKKMKIDTDLMAIAQMPQFINESEQLLSLLQELSYEELKAMWKCNDVIAEQNVERIQNMNIKANLTPAIYAYEGIQYQYMAPGVFQDEELAYLQQHLRILSGFYGMLRPLDGVNPYRLEMQGKLQGPGFKTLYQFWGSKLADQLQSESNYILNLASKEYSKNITPFLSEETRFITCVFGQMVDGKLVEKATRAKMARGEMVRYMAERKITDVKDVRNFDRLEFVFSEEKSDESTYVFIYTEEK, encoded by the coding sequence ATGAGAATTATCATATCACCAGCTAAAAAGATGAAGATCGATACCGATCTTATGGCTATCGCGCAGATGCCGCAGTTTATAAACGAATCAGAACAGCTATTGAGTCTGCTTCAAGAGTTATCCTATGAGGAACTCAAAGCGATGTGGAAGTGTAACGATGTAATCGCCGAACAGAACGTGGAGCGGATTCAGAATATGAATATTAAAGCAAATCTGACACCAGCAATCTATGCCTATGAGGGCATTCAGTATCAGTATATGGCTCCGGGTGTTTTTCAAGATGAGGAACTGGCGTATCTTCAGCAGCATTTACGTATTTTATCCGGTTTTTATGGCATGTTACGGCCTTTGGATGGGGTTAACCCTTATCGGTTGGAGATGCAGGGCAAGTTGCAAGGTCCAGGTTTCAAAACGCTCTATCAATTCTGGGGTAGCAAACTCGCAGATCAGCTTCAATCTGAAAGCAACTACATCCTAAATCTGGCTTCCAAAGAGTATAGCAAAAACATCACGCCTTTTCTGAGCGAGGAAACTCGCTTTATCACTTGTGTTTTTGGACAAATGGTTGATGGGAAGCTTGTTGAAAAGGCAACCCGGGCCAAAATGGCTAGAGGTGAGATGGTACGTTATATGGCAGAGCGTAAAATTACAGATGTGAAGGACGTAAGAAACTTTGATCGGTTAGAGTTTGTTTTTTCAGAAGAGAAATCGGATGAGAGTACGTATGTGTTTATATATACAGAGGAAAAGTAG
- a CDS encoding SDR family oxidoreductase, with protein MHLEKIRVNAVSPGPTHSNFGDGVFDKHPEFVKPLAEQSLFGRIGQPEDIAKVIVNVLSDDFGWVTAQDIEVSGGHLL; from the coding sequence TTGCACCTCGAAAAAATTCGGGTCAACGCGGTTTCTCCCGGCCCTACGCATAGCAATTTTGGGGATGGAGTATTCGATAAGCATCCTGAATTCGTCAAGCCGCTGGCTGAGCAATCTTTATTTGGCAGAATAGGCCAACCCGAAGATATTGCGAAGGTCATTGTGAATGTATTGTCCGATGATTTCGGCTGGGTTACAGCTCAGGACATTGAAGTGTCTGGCGGACATTTGCTTTAA
- a CDS encoding SDR family NAD(P)-dependent oxidoreductase has product MKIAIVTGGSNGIGKATALELGKRGISVILTYNSYKDRAEAVVKEIEKNNGVRAVALKLDLTQISTFEGFVLEVKKSLKEIWDSTTFDYLVNNGGIGGPMMFTEMSEEYFDKIINTNFKGPVFLTQHLVQFMSDAGAIVNTTSSSKNQSFPGYSAYGSLKAAFSTWTRYIAKELAPRKNSGQRGFSRPYA; this is encoded by the coding sequence ATGAAAATTGCGATTGTAACAGGTGGAAGTAATGGCATTGGAAAAGCGACGGCTCTTGAGCTTGGTAAGCGCGGAATTAGCGTCATTCTCACGTACAATTCCTATAAGGACCGGGCGGAAGCTGTCGTTAAGGAAATTGAGAAGAACAACGGAGTTCGGGCTGTAGCACTGAAGTTGGATCTGACTCAAATATCAACATTCGAAGGTTTCGTTCTAGAAGTAAAAAAGAGCCTCAAAGAAATTTGGGACAGCACGACTTTTGATTACTTAGTTAATAATGGCGGTATTGGCGGGCCAATGATGTTCACTGAGATGAGCGAAGAGTACTTCGACAAAATTATTAATACGAACTTTAAAGGACCGGTTTTTCTAACACAACACCTCGTCCAATTCATGAGTGATGCTGGAGCCATCGTAAATACCACGAGTTCATCCAAGAATCAATCATTTCCAGGATACTCCGCCTACGGCTCGTTAAAAGCAGCATTCTCAACTTGGACTCGCTATATCGCCAAAGAACTTGCACCTCGAAAAAATTCGGGTCAACGCGGTTTCTCCCGGCCCTACGCATAG
- a CDS encoding AraC family transcriptional regulator yields the protein MNKIVDEIIDLMKSAGTRPIETGVPGLWMIKGDIPAHQLAALYEPMIGFTVQGTKILSIGGRSTTLEGPSYYVVPVHVPATASVHPDRDGRPYMSLGLELNQNVLQSLLRDLPENLIPTASEHFAACEIDIEFMEAWLRLLRLTNKPRDIPALAPAYEREILYRVLMGSQGWYLRQLGLSESNFSKISQIVKWLRDNFMRPIDIGEMASKSGMAINTFHRQFKRATGLSPIQFQKQLRLLEARNLIAYEGYAVTSAAYQVGYQSPSQFNREYSRFFGSSPARDTKKLRLIESSRD from the coding sequence ATGAATAAAATTGTAGATGAAATTATTGATCTAATGAAAAGTGCAGGAACTCGACCAATTGAAACCGGAGTGCCGGGGCTATGGATGATTAAGGGAGACATTCCCGCACATCAACTCGCAGCGCTCTACGAGCCGATGATTGGATTTACGGTTCAAGGAACAAAGATTCTATCCATCGGGGGGCGTAGCACTACACTAGAAGGGCCCTCGTATTACGTCGTACCGGTACATGTTCCCGCAACGGCGAGTGTACATCCAGACCGTGATGGCCGTCCTTACATGTCCCTTGGTCTTGAGTTGAATCAGAATGTTCTTCAGAGTTTATTAAGAGATCTTCCTGAAAATCTAATACCAACTGCTTCTGAGCATTTCGCAGCTTGTGAAATAGACATTGAGTTTATGGAGGCATGGCTACGCTTATTGCGATTAACGAATAAACCAAGAGATATTCCAGCTCTTGCACCAGCCTATGAACGCGAAATCCTTTATCGTGTTCTGATGGGATCACAAGGATGGTACCTGAGACAACTTGGTTTGTCGGAAAGTAATTTCTCTAAGATTTCTCAAATTGTAAAATGGTTACGCGATAATTTTATGAGGCCAATAGACATCGGTGAGATGGCATCAAAATCTGGTATGGCTATAAACACCTTTCACCGTCAGTTTAAACGTGCAACGGGTTTAAGTCCTATTCAATTTCAAAAGCAATTAAGGCTGTTGGAGGCTAGAAACCTCATTGCATATGAGGGCTATGCAGTAACCAGTGCAGCATATCAAGTTGGCTACCAGAGTCCTTCACAGTTTAATCGAGAGTACTCCCGCTTCTTCGGTTCATCTCCGGCTCGGGATACTAAGAAACTAAGACTAATCGAAAGCTCGAGGGATTAG
- a CDS encoding DUF4879 domain-containing protein, translating to MRKLISLALILVLVLSFNVAAYADGDVTQAKPLTKEEIINSKEFREAVKTAKAEFELQKADNAGGPVLFAPAPKVSHINVYGVVSPNGGQEIYGFNNNPLSTTNDHGGAWIQCITFQIGYDSSHYGTLAGNTMTNNWSEAIDLDGDRVVDAFAHSWVYEAPSTGGQFVGTVYSINIPTQWTAWINVR from the coding sequence ATGAGAAAGTTGATTAGTTTAGCTCTTATTCTTGTTCTAGTGCTTTCATTTAATGTAGCTGCCTATGCAGACGGTGACGTGACTCAAGCCAAACCGTTGACAAAGGAAGAAATTATTAATTCCAAAGAATTCCGTGAAGCTGTGAAAACGGCTAAGGCTGAATTTGAATTGCAGAAGGCTGATAATGCGGGTGGTCCAGTTCTGTTTGCGCCTGCTCCGAAAGTATCTCACATTAATGTATATGGTGTCGTATCTCCTAATGGTGGTCAAGAAATTTACGGCTTCAACAACAACCCGCTCTCCACGACCAATGATCATGGCGGGGCTTGGATTCAGTGTATTACTTTCCAGATCGGTTATGACAGCAGTCACTACGGCACACTCGCCGGCAATACAATGACAAACAACTGGTCTGAAGCTATTGATCTGGACGGTGATCGTGTCGTAGATGCTTTTGCCCATTCTTGGGTTTATGAAGCGCCTAGTACAGGCGGACAATTTGTAGGTACGGTCTATTCCATTAATATTCCAACACAGTGGACCGCTTGGATTAATGTTCGTTAA
- a CDS encoding WXG100 family type VII secretion target, which yields MFFQMMWMGATQERFYYEFEQSRPILDKALESMVGISKELKEIVTRFENVDAEKVSLGSAVGAAGAGTSNGYVDLGKLKKVQSTKLK from the coding sequence ATGTTCTTTCAGATGATGTGGATGGGGGCGACGCAGGAGCGATTCTACTATGAGTTTGAACAGTCGCGCCCTATATTGGATAAAGCACTGGAGAGTATGGTGGGCATCTCCAAGGAACTCAAGGAGATCGTTACGCGATTTGAGAATGTCGATGCTGAAAAGGTGAGTCTTGGAAGTGCTGTTGGCGCTGCGGGTGCGGGAACGAGCAACGGTTATGTTGATTTAGGAAAATTAAAGAAAGTACAGTCAACTAAATTGAAATAG
- a CDS encoding helix-turn-helix domain-containing protein translates to MIMYARIRNLREDKDLSQTQMATYLGCSQRVYSNYERGELDIPTAILIKLADYHQTSTDFLLNRTDVRRPYPSK, encoded by the coding sequence ATGATAATGTACGCTCGTATACGCAATTTGCGTGAAGACAAAGACTTATCCCAAACACAAATGGCCACCTATCTTGGCTGTAGTCAACGTGTCTATAGTAACTATGAACGTGGCGAGTTGGACATTCCAACCGCTATATTGATTAAGCTTGCTGATTATCATCAGACCAGCACAGATTTTCTTTTGAACCGGACAGATGTAAGGAGACCATATCCATCAAAGTGA
- a CDS encoding DUF6809 family protein, whose amino-acid sequence MSNLIEDLFHGNLRLDESIHPEQAEYQEINRQISDLMQDYKTQLTENEYDALEQLIDLIGQSTSMYVEAAFEQGFRTGGRLMIEVLAKP is encoded by the coding sequence ATGTCAAACCTGATCGAAGATTTGTTTCACGGGAACCTGCGGTTGGACGAGTCGATTCATCCTGAGCAAGCTGAGTATCAGGAGATCAATCGCCAGATATCGGACCTGATGCAGGACTACAAAACACAGCTTACCGAGAACGAATATGATGCTTTGGAGCAACTGATAGACTTGATCGGACAGTCCACGTCGATGTATGTGGAAGCGGCATTTGAGCAAGGTTTTCGCACAGGCGGCAGACTGATGATTGAGGTTTTAGCCAAACCGTGA